Proteins from a genomic interval of Granulicella sp. L56:
- a CDS encoding LacI family DNA-binding transcriptional regulator, whose amino-acid sequence MKDIAKDLGLSQATVSKVLRDHPDIGESTRRRVLERVKELDYQPNSLARSLVTGRSFLIGLIAPSLLHPFFAEIAIALSSLIRDRGYSLIVSSSEEDPELEKEEISRLLGHHMDALVIASAGSNIEQFERMDSKGQPYVLIDRDLAGIEANFVGINDKRAGYLATEHLISMGCRRIAHIRGQDNSPGNGRFEGYKEALHNHRLPCSDEYVVRRSYVDIETTRQGAEAMRLLLERDPKPDGVFCFNDPLAIGAMSTILEARLRIPEDIALIGCGNLPNNDWLRVPLSSIDQHSHTIGRRAAELALNLIESKQTPRIQTTVLEPSLVVRASTQKKRTNEATRL is encoded by the coding sequence ATGAAGGACATAGCAAAAGATCTCGGTCTTTCGCAGGCTACCGTTTCCAAAGTCCTCCGCGACCATCCTGACATCGGCGAGTCCACTCGCAGGCGCGTGCTGGAACGCGTCAAGGAGCTGGACTACCAGCCAAATTCTCTTGCGCGCAGCCTTGTGACCGGGCGCAGTTTTTTGATTGGCCTGATCGCTCCCAGCCTGCTTCATCCGTTTTTTGCCGAGATCGCCATTGCGCTGTCCAGTTTGATTCGGGACAGAGGCTATTCCCTGATCGTGTCTTCTTCCGAGGAAGATCCGGAGCTAGAAAAGGAGGAGATATCGCGGCTGCTCGGGCACCACATGGACGCGCTCGTCATTGCGTCCGCCGGGTCGAACATTGAGCAGTTCGAACGGATGGACAGCAAGGGGCAACCGTACGTTCTCATCGATCGCGATCTGGCCGGCATCGAGGCTAACTTCGTCGGCATCAACGATAAGAGAGCTGGATATCTTGCAACGGAGCACCTCATCAGCATGGGTTGCCGACGCATTGCGCACATTCGCGGGCAGGACAACAGTCCGGGCAACGGCAGATTCGAGGGCTACAAGGAGGCCTTGCACAACCATCGTCTTCCCTGTTCGGACGAATATGTTGTGCGCCGGAGCTACGTGGATATCGAAACCACCCGCCAGGGCGCGGAGGCCATGCGCTTGCTGCTGGAAAGAGATCCGAAGCCCGACGGCGTATTCTGCTTCAACGATCCGCTTGCGATTGGAGCCATGAGCACGATCCTCGAAGCACGCCTGAGGATTCCGGAAGACATTGCGTTGATCGGCTGCGGCAATTTGCCCAATAACGACTGGCTTCGCGTTCCTCTGTCGAGCATTGACCAGCATAGTCATACCATTGGTCGGAGGGCTGCGGAACTTGCGCTCAACTTGATCGAATCCAAGCAAACGCCGCGCATCCAGACCACGGTGCTGGAACCAAGCCTTGTAGTACGCGCATCGACGCAGAAAAAAAGGACCAATGAAGCGACTCGTTTGTAA
- a CDS encoding tetratricopeptide repeat protein: MTSAVILLSISMLPGLSFGQPPKNHAAAPTGKSKNEYVGSSACSPCHSEIYREFSQTSMGRSMSPITPAFIKTIPSSAAYVNPQLQRRFEVFTKDGKLYQSESGTDADGKESFRDAHELQWVIGAGVNGFGTILEKDNHLFQAPLSFYSKPMSWEPSPGYELTDLGFNRPITPGCISCHSGRPNAVPGSTGEFERTPFSELAIGCERCHGPGAAHVALMSGSPVPRLNKGAPSNPVTMIVNPAHLTPYMADNICMACHQAGDVRVLKPGKTYKDIRPGSPLDDTLSILMVPPTRESPPSEDHVDHYYSMTLSKCYRASKGRLRCISCHDPHVEPTREEAPAYFNSKCLTCHTSQSCKLSLEVRMQQKPANNCIGCHMPQRDIQVISHSSATNHRIVATPDEPFPDVTFTQTTAALPDLIHINPAHLSMPGQQAATPLPLLTLLQAYGELAENKPQYVASYLKVLGQLEQAQPDNPLVQAALGRRDLKSGDFVNAVGHLRHSVETGQAVATTYADLADALTHLGQTDEARPLIEKAIQLDPFNPVTRKMLVVNLIEAKQYPKAQKALEDYLEVFPQDSFMRQMLNRAEGTSPHP, from the coding sequence GTGACATCCGCGGTGATCCTGCTTTCCATTTCCATGCTTCCGGGACTTAGTTTCGGGCAGCCCCCAAAAAATCATGCTGCCGCGCCGACCGGCAAATCCAAGAATGAATATGTCGGCTCGAGCGCCTGCTCCCCATGCCACTCCGAGATCTATCGAGAGTTCTCGCAGACGAGCATGGGACGTTCCATGTCGCCGATCACACCGGCATTCATAAAAACAATTCCTTCCTCCGCCGCTTACGTCAACCCGCAACTGCAGCGCAGGTTCGAAGTTTTCACCAAAGACGGAAAACTCTATCAGAGCGAATCCGGAACCGACGCCGACGGCAAGGAGAGTTTTCGGGACGCTCACGAGCTGCAATGGGTTATCGGAGCGGGGGTCAATGGATTCGGAACGATCCTCGAGAAAGACAATCATCTGTTCCAAGCGCCACTGTCGTTCTATTCCAAGCCAATGAGCTGGGAACCGTCGCCGGGATATGAGTTAACCGATCTGGGATTCAATCGTCCGATTACCCCAGGTTGCATCTCCTGCCACAGCGGGCGGCCCAATGCTGTGCCGGGGAGCACCGGAGAGTTTGAACGCACTCCTTTTTCCGAGCTCGCCATTGGCTGCGAGCGATGCCACGGCCCCGGAGCGGCGCATGTAGCGCTCATGAGTGGCTCCCCTGTCCCTAGATTGAATAAGGGTGCTCCGTCCAATCCCGTCACCATGATCGTCAATCCTGCTCATCTCACGCCATACATGGCGGACAATATCTGCATGGCTTGCCATCAGGCGGGCGACGTTCGAGTTCTCAAGCCGGGAAAGACGTATAAGGACATTCGCCCCGGATCTCCGCTCGACGATACGTTGTCAATCCTTATGGTTCCGCCCACACGGGAGTCTCCCCCCTCTGAGGACCATGTTGACCATTACTATTCCATGACGTTGAGCAAGTGCTATCGCGCGAGCAAGGGACGCCTTCGCTGCATTAGCTGCCACGACCCTCACGTAGAGCCAACACGGGAAGAAGCTCCGGCGTATTTCAACAGCAAATGCCTGACCTGCCATACCAGCCAAAGCTGCAAGCTTTCTTTAGAAGTTCGGATGCAGCAAAAACCGGCCAATAACTGCATCGGCTGCCATATGCCCCAGCGCGACATCCAGGTCATCTCGCACTCCAGCGCCACCAACCACCGCATCGTGGCGACCCCTGATGAACCCTTTCCGGATGTCACCTTCACGCAGACGACGGCTGCACTGCCGGATTTGATCCACATCAACCCCGCTCATCTCTCAATGCCAGGCCAGCAGGCTGCTACTCCACTTCCGCTGCTGACACTTTTGCAGGCGTATGGAGAGCTTGCGGAGAATAAGCCGCAGTATGTGGCCTCTTATCTCAAAGTCCTTGGCCAACTAGAGCAGGCACAGCCAGATAACCCTTTGGTGCAAGCGGCTCTGGGACGCAGAGATCTGAAAAGTGGCGACTTCGTGAATGCTGTCGGCCATCTCCGGCACTCGGTTGAGACTGGTCAAGCTGTCGCGACGACCTATGCCGATTTGGCAGACGCGCTCACTCATCTGGGACAGACCGACGAAGCTCGTCCACTGATTGAGAAAGCAATCCAGTTGGACCCGTTCAACCCTGTCACAAGGAAGATGCTGGTCGTCAATCTCATTGAGGCCAAGCAATATCCAAAGGCGCAGAAGGCACTCGAAGACTATCTC